In Desulfosediminicola ganghwensis, a single window of DNA contains:
- a CDS encoding DMT family transporter, translated as MNRQQKRPAKSRPSRLKQKTHFPFVPLSLGLASALLFGLATPASKILLGELNIFLLAGLLYLGAALGVIPIFIFESRRPGTLGKNRHSVFPPKALSAPQTRYISAAIVCGGFLGPLLLLQGLKAAQASSVAIWLNLELVATAILGVLFFRDHLGRNGWTGVLLATAAGVIITFSEGTSGLTAALLVTLACICWGFDNHCTALIDSFSAAGITLLKGIFAGSFSTLIGIINSPVLPDPLLVLKALLLGVICYGLSIVLYVSCAQQSGATRAQILFSSSPFFGVALAVLLLGEEFSPAHLAALCCLAGAIYFSQKTKHYHLHSHEPLSHTHLHRHNDDHHNHDHTGSNQPKEDGFHSHHHDHRPICHSHPHYPDLHHRHQHDN; from the coding sequence ATGAACAGGCAGCAAAAAAGACCAGCCAAAAGCAGGCCATCCAGGCTAAAACAAAAAACGCATTTTCCCTTTGTCCCCCTTAGTCTTGGCCTGGCTTCTGCCCTGCTGTTTGGCCTTGCCACCCCTGCCAGCAAAATTCTCCTGGGTGAATTAAACATTTTCCTGTTGGCGGGGCTGCTCTACCTTGGAGCAGCCCTGGGAGTTATCCCCATATTCATCTTCGAATCACGCCGCCCCGGCACACTCGGAAAAAACAGACACTCGGTTTTTCCACCTAAAGCTCTCTCAGCCCCCCAGACCAGATACATTTCCGCAGCAATCGTTTGTGGCGGTTTTCTCGGACCGCTGCTGCTATTACAGGGCCTGAAAGCCGCCCAGGCCTCGTCCGTTGCCATCTGGCTGAACCTCGAACTGGTTGCCACCGCAATCCTCGGGGTACTGTTCTTCAGGGACCACCTCGGACGCAACGGTTGGACGGGTGTGCTCCTTGCGACAGCAGCCGGAGTGATCATAACGTTTTCAGAGGGTACTTCCGGCCTCACTGCCGCACTGCTTGTTACACTTGCCTGCATCTGCTGGGGATTCGACAATCACTGCACTGCTCTCATCGACAGTTTTTCCGCAGCAGGCATTACTCTCCTCAAGGGCATATTCGCTGGCAGTTTCAGCACCTTGATCGGCATTATCAACTCCCCTGTTCTGCCCGACCCTCTCCTGGTATTGAAAGCGTTGCTGCTGGGTGTAATCTGTTACGGCTTGAGCATTGTTTTATATGTAAGCTGCGCCCAACAAAGCGGTGCCACACGGGCGCAAATCCTTTTTTCCAGCAGCCCTTTTTTTGGTGTTGCCCTGGCTGTACTCCTTCTTGGTGAAGAGTTTTCGCCCGCCCACCTGGCTGCCCTTTGCTGCCTTGCCGGAGCCATCTACTTTTCACAAAAAACGAAGCATTATCATTTGCACAGCCACGAACCGCTCAGCCACACCCACCTGCACCGCCACAACGACGACCACCACAACCACGACCACACCGGCAGCAACCAGCCTAAAGAAGACGGATTTCACTCACACCACCACGACCATCGGCCAATCTGCCACAGCCATCCGCACTATCCAGACCTACACCACCGCCACCAACATGATAATTGA
- the metG gene encoding methionine--tRNA ligase, producing the protein MTTYITTPIYYVNAQPHLGHAYTTIVADTYSRFRRISGEDVRFQTGTDEHGDKIAEAADKEDVAPKEYADRISGMFRDTWPILQVEPDNFIRTTDADHIAVVQEILQNVYDKGDIYFDEYSGLYCRGCERFLTEKELVDGNCPDHQQPPQEIAEQNYFFRMSKYQQQLINHIKANPEFITPERYRNEVLSFLSEPLEDLCISRPKTRLTWGIELPFDENFVTYVWFDALINYLTGLGYPDGEKYEKFWPVAEHVIAKDILKPHAIYWPTMLLSMEVPLYKKLHVHGYWNVDNTKMSKSIGNVVRPKELVEAYGIDTLRYFTLREMSFGLDASFSSEAIVSRKNSDLANDLGNLYSRSLAMLQKYCNGVVPAPQQEGGNDKQLAEIAEKMLAAYTKNMETFQFHRGLKAVWELVSYANKYIVTNEPWALAKDEGQRPRLETVLYNLAECLRLLALVLKPVMPETADKMVAGLGIAADDASVNLLAVGGAWNVLNPGTVLQKADPLFPRVDVKQHMGKDEKKSDTSKKEKKKANKSVPANAEGLITFEQFQQVEIRVAEVVAAEKIKKSDRLLKLTVKAPEERTIVAGIAEHYAPEEVVGLQVLIVANLKPAKLMGIPSQGMVLAAKTEVDGETRLVLATVSKPVAVGSTVA; encoded by the coding sequence ATGACGACTTATATCACAACCCCGATTTACTACGTAAACGCCCAGCCTCACCTGGGACACGCATATACCACTATTGTTGCGGATACCTATAGCCGCTTCCGCAGAATCTCCGGAGAAGATGTTCGCTTTCAGACCGGAACCGATGAACACGGCGACAAGATTGCGGAAGCAGCCGATAAGGAAGATGTCGCTCCAAAAGAGTATGCGGATCGTATCAGTGGCATGTTTCGTGACACCTGGCCGATTCTCCAGGTAGAGCCGGATAATTTTATCCGCACCACCGATGCTGATCATATAGCCGTTGTTCAGGAAATTCTGCAGAATGTCTATGACAAGGGCGATATCTATTTTGACGAATACTCAGGTCTGTATTGCCGTGGCTGTGAACGATTCCTCACGGAAAAGGAACTGGTTGACGGCAACTGCCCGGATCATCAGCAGCCGCCGCAGGAGATTGCCGAGCAGAACTACTTTTTCAGAATGTCGAAATATCAGCAGCAGCTGATCAATCATATCAAGGCTAATCCGGAATTTATCACCCCCGAGCGTTACCGGAACGAGGTGCTCTCTTTTCTGAGTGAACCACTGGAGGATCTCTGCATTTCCCGGCCGAAGACTCGTCTTACCTGGGGGATTGAACTGCCGTTTGATGAAAATTTTGTGACCTATGTCTGGTTTGATGCGCTCATTAACTACCTGACCGGGCTCGGGTATCCCGATGGCGAAAAATACGAAAAGTTCTGGCCTGTTGCTGAACATGTAATCGCCAAGGATATCCTGAAGCCGCATGCCATTTACTGGCCGACCATGCTGCTTTCCATGGAGGTGCCGCTCTACAAAAAACTGCATGTTCATGGTTACTGGAACGTAGACAACACCAAAATGAGCAAATCCATCGGGAATGTGGTTCGCCCCAAAGAGCTGGTGGAGGCGTATGGTATCGACACACTCAGATATTTCACCCTGCGTGAGATGTCGTTTGGCCTTGATGCATCTTTTTCCAGTGAGGCCATTGTCTCCAGGAAGAATTCCGATCTGGCCAATGACCTGGGAAATCTTTATAGCCGATCGTTGGCCATGCTGCAGAAGTATTGCAATGGCGTTGTTCCTGCACCGCAACAGGAAGGTGGAAATGACAAGCAACTCGCTGAAATTGCCGAAAAGATGCTGGCCGCTTACACCAAAAATATGGAGACATTCCAGTTCCATCGGGGATTGAAGGCTGTCTGGGAGCTGGTGAGCTATGCCAACAAGTATATCGTGACCAACGAACCCTGGGCCTTGGCCAAGGATGAGGGGCAGCGTCCGCGTCTTGAGACCGTCTTGTATAACCTGGCTGAATGTTTGCGTCTGCTGGCCCTGGTGCTCAAGCCGGTTATGCCCGAGACTGCAGATAAGATGGTAGCGGGGCTGGGTATTGCCGCTGATGACGCGTCTGTTAATCTGCTGGCTGTGGGAGGTGCGTGGAACGTGCTGAACCCAGGCACAGTGCTGCAGAAAGCTGATCCGCTTTTCCCACGTGTTGATGTAAAACAGCATATGGGAAAAGATGAGAAAAAGAGCGATACATCCAAAAAAGAGAAGAAGAAAGCGAACAAGAGCGTTCCTGCAAATGCTGAAGGGTTGATTACCTTTGAGCAGTTTCAGCAGGTGGAGATCCGGGTAGCCGAGGTCGTGGCGGCCGAGAAGATCAAAAAATCGGACAGACTGCTCAAGCTTACCGTAAAAGCACCTGAGGAACGTACCATTGTAGCAGGTATTGCTGAACATTATGCACCTGAGGAAGTCGTTGGTTTGCAGGTATTGATCGTTGCGAACCTGAAGCCGGCCAAACTCATGGGAATTCCCTCCCAGGGTATGGTACTGGCCGCCAAGACTGAAGTTGACGGAGAAACCAGACTGGTTCTGGCCACGGTCAGCAAGCCTGTAGCTGTCGGCAGCACCGTTGCCTGA
- a CDS encoding 3'-5' exoribonuclease YhaM family protein, translated as MSKRMFIEELQEGARVDDRFLVKSARLSETRAGKPYLILTVMDKSGELGGPVWDNAEQLHDICKPGNCVRVRGQVQSYRDKLQLKVDEIQPVPVSEVDLSDFLPSTPHDRIEMAAELQALVRSVNDPFIKKLLSHFFKKDQVTWTMFQEAPAAKGIHHAYVGGLLEHALSMAKLADMLSSHYPGVNRSLLIAGALLHDLGKVNELRMENGIIDYTDSGRLKGHLVMGSEMVSNVAAGIRDFPEDLLEQLQHLILSHHGKQEFGSPVVPMTVEAMLLNHIDEMDSKMNVLEQLRRKLNSTELSWSDYQRSLERYLYLNALQKEEALAVEQPAQLIARQKQQSLF; from the coding sequence ATGTCGAAACGAATGTTTATAGAGGAGTTGCAGGAGGGAGCCAGAGTAGATGACCGCTTTCTGGTCAAGTCCGCCAGGCTTTCGGAAACGCGGGCAGGTAAGCCCTACCTGATACTGACAGTGATGGATAAGAGCGGTGAGCTTGGCGGGCCTGTCTGGGATAACGCCGAGCAGCTGCACGATATCTGCAAGCCGGGAAATTGTGTCCGGGTCCGTGGTCAGGTGCAGTCCTACCGGGACAAGTTGCAGCTGAAGGTGGATGAGATCCAGCCGGTACCTGTCAGTGAGGTTGATCTCTCCGATTTCTTACCCTCGACGCCCCATGATCGCATAGAAATGGCCGCTGAGCTGCAAGCTCTGGTCCGCAGCGTCAATGACCCGTTTATCAAGAAGCTGCTCAGCCATTTTTTTAAGAAAGATCAAGTAACCTGGACCATGTTTCAAGAGGCGCCGGCTGCCAAAGGAATCCACCACGCATATGTGGGCGGGTTGCTGGAGCACGCCCTCTCTATGGCCAAGCTCGCTGACATGCTTTCTTCCCATTATCCGGGAGTGAACAGGTCGCTGCTGATCGCCGGTGCCCTGTTGCATGATCTGGGTAAGGTGAATGAGTTGCGCATGGAAAACGGTATCATTGATTACACAGATAGTGGGCGGCTCAAAGGGCATCTGGTCATGGGCAGTGAGATGGTCAGCAATGTCGCTGCCGGTATCCGTGATTTTCCCGAAGACCTGCTGGAACAGTTGCAGCACCTGATCCTGAGTCATCACGGCAAGCAGGAGTTTGGCTCCCCGGTGGTACCGATGACCGTCGAGGCGATGTTGCTCAATCACATCGATGAGATGGACTCGAAGATGAACGTGCTGGAGCAGTTACGACGAAAATTGAACAGTACGGAGCTCAGCTGGAGTGATTATCAGCGCTCTCTGGAACGGTATCTGTACCTCAACGCCCTGCAAAAAGAGGAAGCGTTGGCGGTAGAGCAGCCAGCCCAGCTGATAGCCCGCCAGAAACAGCAGTCTCTTTTCTAA
- the ychF gene encoding redox-regulated ATPase YchF: protein MGFRCGIVGLPNVGKSTIFNALTAAGIDAENYPFCTIEPNVGVVPVPDARLDVLADIAKTRKKINTQMEFVDIAGLVKGASKGEGLGNQFLGHIRQVEAIVHVIRCFEDDNIVHVEGSIDPNRDREVITMELIMADLDSVEKRLQKAQSMAKSGDKTYKAQAVFLERLQNLLDSGQPARKIDIQSELEEGVVKELSLLTAKPVLYVANVTEEEVIDGNQYVDQLRATAEDEGALLVMIAGSIEQELSQLEVDEQQEFLNDLGMEEPGLNRLITAGYQLLGLQTFFTVGEKETRAWTIPVGSKAPQAAGKIHTDFEHGFIRAEVIAYDDYVTCNGENGAKGKGLMRVEGKEYVVADGDCMHFRFNV from the coding sequence ATGGGTTTTCGTTGTGGTATCGTTGGCTTGCCGAATGTTGGCAAGTCCACTATTTTTAATGCTTTGACTGCCGCTGGGATAGATGCTGAAAATTACCCGTTTTGTACAATTGAGCCAAACGTCGGTGTAGTGCCGGTGCCTGATGCGCGTCTTGACGTACTGGCGGATATTGCCAAAACCAGAAAAAAAATCAACACCCAGATGGAGTTTGTTGATATCGCTGGTCTGGTAAAAGGTGCAAGCAAAGGTGAGGGGCTGGGCAACCAGTTTCTTGGCCATATTCGCCAGGTTGAAGCAATTGTTCATGTAATCCGCTGTTTCGAAGATGACAATATCGTCCATGTTGAGGGCTCCATCGATCCGAATCGTGATCGGGAAGTGATCACCATGGAGTTGATCATGGCAGATCTGGACAGCGTTGAGAAGCGACTGCAAAAGGCGCAGTCCATGGCCAAATCCGGTGATAAAACCTACAAGGCCCAGGCTGTCTTTTTAGAGAGATTGCAGAATCTGCTCGACTCCGGTCAGCCGGCTCGTAAGATCGACATTCAGAGTGAACTGGAAGAGGGCGTGGTGAAAGAGCTTTCATTGCTTACAGCCAAGCCTGTACTCTACGTTGCCAATGTTACTGAAGAAGAAGTGATAGACGGCAACCAGTACGTTGACCAGCTCAGGGCTACTGCTGAAGATGAGGGTGCTCTCCTGGTAATGATTGCCGGTTCCATCGAGCAGGAACTGAGTCAGCTTGAAGTAGACGAACAGCAGGAGTTCCTGAATGACCTCGGTATGGAAGAGCCTGGTCTGAACAGGTTGATCACCGCCGGTTATCAGCTGCTTGGTCTGCAGACCTTTTTCACCGTAGGTGAAAAAGAGACTCGCGCCTGGACGATCCCGGTCGGTTCCAAGGCTCCCCAGGCTGCTGGAAAAATCCATACGGATTTTGAGCATGGCTTCATTCGGGCAGAGGTGATTGCCTACGATGATTATGTCACCTGCAATGGTGAAAACGGAGCCAAGGGAAAAGGACTTATGAGGGTTGAAGGGAAGGAATATGTAGTGGCCGATGGCGACTGCATGCACTTTCGATTTAATGTCTGA
- a CDS encoding amidohydrolase: MQTLFTNCTLYTGPGATLEPDSYLLTDTSYIADIGPMTKVTIPPRARVINCKGRMVMPGLINSHNHAAMTLFRGLADDLELSEWLHKHIFPAEKAHVNREMVYWCSRLAIAEMILSGTTCVADAYFFSGDSARALRDCGMRAVVGHGIVDFPAPSVPDPKKNIDTVADFIEEWLDKDELITPAVFAHAPYTCSPRTLVKAKELAEDRGVRFFTHIAESPKEMEMIIEPQANTPLSHLAALDILDPDSTLIHAIWLSDSDIKILASTETKIVCCPQSNLKLASGIARVPEMLAAGIPVGLGTDGCASNNGLDMFREMDIFAKLYKARYLDATVIPAATALASATSINAETLGLPKIGRLAKGNYADLIVIDTNSPHLTPMYNADLLVYSARGSDVHSTMIHGRMVMENREILSFDLTETMARVRELAGTIS; this comes from the coding sequence ATGCAAACACTTTTCACCAATTGCACACTCTACACCGGGCCCGGCGCAACACTTGAGCCTGATTCGTATCTGCTTACTGATACCAGCTACATAGCCGATATCGGGCCAATGACCAAGGTAACCATCCCTCCGAGAGCCAGGGTGATCAACTGCAAAGGCCGCATGGTAATGCCCGGCCTGATAAATAGCCATAACCATGCTGCCATGACCCTTTTTCGTGGTCTCGCCGATGACCTGGAACTTTCCGAGTGGCTGCATAAACATATTTTCCCGGCTGAAAAGGCCCACGTGAACCGGGAAATGGTCTACTGGTGTTCACGCCTCGCCATCGCAGAAATGATACTTTCAGGAACCACCTGTGTTGCCGACGCCTACTTTTTTTCCGGTGACTCCGCCCGCGCCCTGCGCGACTGCGGCATGCGCGCCGTGGTCGGGCACGGCATTGTCGATTTTCCAGCACCCAGTGTGCCGGACCCGAAAAAGAATATAGACACTGTTGCCGACTTTATCGAAGAGTGGCTTGATAAGGACGAGTTGATAACCCCTGCCGTATTCGCCCACGCCCCCTACACCTGCTCCCCCAGGACGCTGGTAAAGGCCAAGGAACTTGCAGAAGATCGAGGCGTTCGCTTTTTCACCCATATCGCCGAAAGCCCAAAAGAGATGGAGATGATTATCGAACCCCAGGCGAACACCCCGCTAAGCCATCTTGCCGCACTCGATATCCTGGACCCCGATTCGACACTTATTCACGCCATCTGGCTCTCAGACAGTGACATTAAAATACTTGCTTCAACGGAAACGAAGATTGTCTGTTGCCCACAATCCAACCTGAAACTTGCCTCAGGTATAGCCCGGGTCCCGGAAATGCTTGCAGCAGGTATACCAGTCGGCCTTGGCACTGACGGTTGCGCCTCAAACAATGGACTTGATATGTTTCGCGAGATGGATATTTTCGCCAAGCTCTACAAGGCCAGATACCTGGATGCCACAGTTATCCCGGCAGCCACCGCTCTTGCCAGTGCCACTTCCATCAACGCCGAGACCCTCGGCCTGCCCAAAATCGGCAGACTGGCTAAAGGTAATTACGCCGATCTCATAGTGATCGACACCAACTCACCTCACCTCACCCCAATGTACAACGCAGACCTGCTCGTCTACAGCGCAAGGGGTAGCGATGTGCACTCGACCATGATCCACGGCCGCATGGTTATGGAAAACAGGGAGATTCTCTCGTTCGACCTTACCGAGACCATGGCAAGGGTTCGGGAACTGGCTGGTACTATTTCATAA
- a CDS encoding PSP1 domain-containing protein — translation MSDKEAEKEVEGTSPDKQLEYYRVRFREDGQMFTASSQLEKPVRGDIVMVKTDHGLEPAAVSGPAPICGCKAKAKVNYEILRRAGDDELERYAQLPDQENRAFDICQRLIVRHKLEMSLVRVERFFNGSKMIFYFTADNRVDFRELVKDLVQEFRTRVEMRQVGVRHETKMIGGMGTCGRELCCSSFIKKFDSVSIKMAKEQDLPLNPSKISGLCNRLLCCLTYEYDTYRQQRKGMPKPGKRIRIDGRTYKVRRQNPLQQSILVQTDSGDETVLQAAEWQNYEIIRVDKGPKKEKKNRE, via the coding sequence ATGTCGGATAAAGAAGCTGAAAAGGAAGTTGAGGGTACATCACCCGATAAACAGCTTGAATATTACCGGGTACGCTTTCGCGAAGACGGACAGATGTTCACCGCATCTTCACAGCTGGAGAAGCCGGTCCGGGGCGATATTGTGATGGTGAAGACAGATCATGGTCTGGAACCGGCGGCGGTATCCGGTCCTGCCCCCATCTGCGGCTGCAAGGCGAAAGCCAAGGTGAACTACGAGATATTGCGAAGGGCCGGGGATGATGAGCTTGAGCGCTACGCACAGTTACCCGATCAGGAAAACAGAGCTTTTGATATTTGCCAGAGGTTGATTGTTCGCCACAAGCTGGAAATGAGCCTGGTTCGTGTCGAACGGTTTTTCAACGGCAGCAAAATGATTTTCTACTTCACCGCTGACAATCGAGTCGATTTTCGTGAACTGGTCAAGGACCTGGTTCAGGAGTTCCGTACCAGGGTCGAGATGCGTCAGGTGGGTGTTCGCCATGAGACCAAGATGATCGGTGGCATGGGAACATGCGGGCGGGAACTCTGTTGCTCTTCGTTTATAAAAAAATTCGATTCCGTCTCCATCAAGATGGCGAAGGAACAGGATCTTCCGTTAAATCCTTCTAAGATATCAGGCCTTTGTAACAGGCTGCTCTGTTGCCTCACCTACGAGTACGATACCTATCGGCAACAACGTAAAGGTATGCCGAAGCCGGGTAAACGGATTAGAATTGATGGCAGAACTTACAAGGTGCGTCGCCAGAATCCGTTACAGCAATCTATATTAGTTCAGACCGATTCGGGTGACGAAACAGTTCTGCAAGCTGCAGAATGGCAAAATTACGAGATTATCCGAGTTGACAAAGGTCCAAAAAAAGAGAAAAAGAACAGGGAGTAA
- a CDS encoding SDR family oxidoreductase: MTRHVALITAAGSGMGAEIARNLSQNGYIVGILSSSGRGEKLAKELGGFGVTGSNLNQDDLQKLVDLAMERHGRIDALVNSAGHGPKGDILELSDDDWHRGMDVYFLNVVRMCRLITPIFEKQGQGAIVNISTFATFEPESAFPTSGAFRASLAAFTKLYADKYAAANIRINNILPGFINSLPEKEHFKSRIPMRRYGTVQEIAATAAFLLSDGANYITGQNLRVDGGITRSV, encoded by the coding sequence ATGACCAGACACGTTGCTCTGATAACAGCCGCCGGCAGTGGCATGGGGGCAGAAATAGCCCGTAATCTCTCGCAAAACGGCTATATAGTAGGCATCCTCTCATCCTCTGGTAGAGGCGAAAAACTCGCGAAGGAACTCGGTGGCTTTGGTGTTACCGGTTCCAACCTCAACCAGGATGATCTGCAGAAACTCGTCGATCTGGCCATGGAGAGGCACGGCAGAATAGATGCACTCGTAAACAGTGCCGGTCACGGGCCAAAAGGTGATATCCTTGAGTTAAGCGATGACGACTGGCACCGCGGCATGGATGTCTATTTTCTCAACGTCGTTCGAATGTGCAGGCTCATTACCCCTATCTTCGAAAAGCAGGGACAGGGAGCTATTGTCAACATCTCCACATTTGCAACCTTTGAACCGGAATCAGCCTTCCCCACCTCGGGAGCATTTCGGGCCAGCCTTGCCGCATTTACCAAACTTTATGCTGACAAATACGCTGCCGCAAACATCAGGATAAACAACATACTGCCAGGATTTATCAACAGCCTGCCAGAAAAAGAACACTTCAAATCCCGTATCCCCATGCGACGTTACGGGACTGTGCAAGAAATCGCTGCAACAGCAGCTTTTCTACTTTCCGACGGGGCAAATTATATCACCGGACAAAACCTGAGAGTGGACGGAGGCATTACCCGTTCTGTATAA
- the holB gene encoding DNA polymerase III subunit delta', producing the protein MDQPTTILSHMELIGQDKAKSLVERTMRSGRMPHAYVFKGPDGVGKKLFARGLAATLNCRGETPGSACGVCSSCKKFLSDNHPDYMVIRPEKGTIKIDQIREMCRTLGYAPYESDLRVVLLEDVHTMRQEAANSLLKTLEEPPAGNLLILTAEASQEVLTTISSRCQVIPFFGLPAEQCAELLRQLAPVMDKEQAMLLARLAEGSPGKALLLHETELLSIAGKIIATVSDAGVDSNRDVGVLLKVAQELSELKEHIPPLLGLLRLWLRDLLLIPEGGGDAYNNWQKPLVAVGPDIAHQLKSWSSEDLFAKLQAVDTAEKQLKRNCNRTLVCEVLIFHLHGGTS; encoded by the coding sequence ATGGATCAGCCTACTACCATACTCAGCCATATGGAGCTCATCGGCCAGGATAAGGCAAAGTCTCTGGTGGAGAGAACCATGCGCTCCGGCAGAATGCCTCACGCCTATGTCTTTAAAGGGCCGGATGGTGTTGGCAAAAAGCTCTTCGCCCGTGGTTTGGCGGCGACCTTGAACTGTCGTGGTGAAACTCCCGGGTCAGCCTGTGGCGTCTGCAGTTCCTGTAAAAAGTTCCTTTCGGATAATCATCCTGATTATATGGTGATACGACCCGAAAAAGGCACCATTAAAATTGATCAGATCCGGGAGATGTGTCGCACCCTCGGTTATGCGCCATATGAATCTGATCTGAGAGTGGTGCTGCTGGAGGATGTTCACACCATGCGCCAGGAGGCAGCCAACAGCCTCTTGAAAACCCTCGAGGAACCTCCGGCTGGTAATCTGCTCATATTGACCGCAGAGGCATCCCAGGAGGTACTGACCACCATTTCCTCCCGTTGTCAGGTGATTCCGTTTTTCGGTTTGCCGGCGGAACAGTGTGCAGAGCTTCTGCGGCAACTGGCGCCAGTCATGGATAAAGAGCAGGCCATGCTCCTGGCCAGGCTCGCCGAAGGGAGTCCGGGTAAGGCGTTATTACTGCATGAAACAGAACTGCTCTCTATTGCCGGAAAAATAATTGCAACGGTCAGCGACGCAGGGGTTGACTCCAACCGTGATGTTGGTGTGCTGCTCAAGGTTGCCCAGGAACTTTCCGAATTGAAAGAGCACATTCCGCCACTCCTCGGCTTGTTGCGGCTTTGGCTGCGAGATTTATTGCTTATTCCTGAAGGTGGTGGTGACGCCTATAATAATTGGCAAAAACCGTTGGTGGCCGTTGGTCCGGATATTGCACATCAACTGAAAAGCTGGAGTTCGGAAGACCTTTTTGCTAAACTGCAGGCGGTTGATACAGCTGAAAAACAGCTGAAAAGAAATTGTAATCGAACTCTTGTGTGCGAAGTGCTGATTTTTCATCTGCATGGCGGCACATCGTAA